A part of Streptomyces sp. NBC_01451 genomic DNA contains:
- a CDS encoding phage tail protein — translation MATTTTTQRPSLAQLSTDPLRNFKFQVQIHLAGSTLDSSKRSNQLGFMSVSGLSITTDVVVYRQGGMNTTTQKMPGQSDFAPITLSRGLICGDSDIHAWLRQIFQVMQGTGGNNGSYNFRAIMDIFLLDHPVTTQTVTYKAGWRVYNCWPTSIAFGDLDAGANGIELQQITLAHEGWDFKIASKYGPGAGISLP, via the coding sequence ATGGCGACCACGACCACGACGCAGAGGCCGTCCCTGGCGCAGCTCAGCACGGACCCTCTGAGGAACTTCAAGTTCCAAGTACAGATCCACCTCGCGGGGTCCACGCTCGACAGCTCCAAGCGGTCCAACCAGCTCGGCTTCATGTCCGTCTCCGGCCTGTCCATCACCACTGACGTGGTGGTCTACAGGCAGGGCGGGATGAACACGACAACACAGAAGATGCCGGGCCAATCGGACTTCGCGCCCATCACCCTCTCAAGGGGGCTGATCTGTGGCGACTCGGACATTCACGCCTGGCTGCGGCAGATCTTCCAGGTAATGCAGGGGACGGGCGGAAACAACGGAAGCTACAACTTCCGCGCCATCATGGACATCTTCCTGCTCGACCACCCCGTCACCACTCAGACCGTCACCTACAAGGCCGGCTGGCGGGTCTACAACTGCTGGCCGACCTCCATTGCATTCGGCGATCTCGACGCCGGAGCAAACGGAATCGAACTCCAGCAGATCACCCTCGCCCACGAAGGCTGGGACTTCAAGATCGCCAGCAAGTACGGGCCCGGCGCCGGTATTTCGCTGCCGTAA
- a CDS encoding T4 family baseplate hub assembly chaperone, protein MTEPIVLPAFENFGDKAISGLETPEEAHAATQALLKDDRESGRPHIDGPGETQVTLERGIFRDGTWYRDAEVRELNGYDEEAIAAVGSGSAPHRVVETLLTRGVVSVGREQMTRKLAGELLIGDRELLIMAIRRATFGDTLEFERLPCSECGELVDLTVPLAAIPFVHLDDPEQTEYEVPLRKGRKALLRMPTGEDQEQVFNVRNNRAKQDSVILSRCVLRLVQEDGTEVHRPPAQSLNMGDRQTILQFLVDHQPGPRLADFTFTHETCGEEVKLPINLAVLFRGL, encoded by the coding sequence ATGACCGAGCCCATCGTGCTCCCCGCATTCGAGAACTTCGGCGACAAGGCCATCAGCGGCCTGGAAACCCCCGAAGAGGCTCACGCTGCGACTCAGGCCCTCCTCAAGGACGACCGCGAGTCCGGCCGGCCGCACATCGACGGCCCCGGGGAAACTCAAGTCACCCTCGAACGCGGAATCTTCCGGGACGGCACCTGGTACCGCGACGCGGAGGTACGTGAACTCAACGGCTACGACGAGGAAGCCATCGCCGCGGTCGGCTCCGGCAGCGCCCCCCACAGGGTGGTCGAGACCCTCCTGACAAGGGGCGTGGTCAGCGTCGGCCGCGAGCAGATGACCCGCAAGCTGGCCGGCGAGCTACTCATCGGCGACCGCGAGCTGCTCATCATGGCCATCCGCCGCGCCACGTTCGGAGACACCCTCGAATTCGAGCGCCTGCCCTGCTCGGAGTGCGGCGAGCTGGTCGACCTCACCGTGCCCCTCGCGGCCATCCCCTTCGTCCACCTCGACGACCCGGAACAGACCGAGTACGAGGTGCCGCTGCGCAAGGGCAGGAAGGCGCTGCTCCGCATGCCCACCGGTGAGGACCAGGAGCAAGTCTTCAACGTCCGCAACAACAGGGCCAAGCAGGACTCAGTCATCCTCTCCCGCTGCGTCCTGCGCCTGGTCCAGGAGGACGGAACCGAGGTGCACCGGCCGCCCGCTCAGTCCCTCAACATGGGCGACCGGCAGACCATCCTCCAGTTCCTCGTAGACCACCAACCCGGGCCCCGGCTGGCCGACTTCACCTTCACGCACGAGACGTGCGGAGAGGAGGTCAAGCTGCCGATCAATCTGGCCGTCCTGTTTCGCGGACTGTGA
- a CDS encoding C40 family peptidase — protein sequence MGWQASNGGQAQRMGDQLGRTQQRYQQTYDAHNIARQRMQDELERQQLQWDRQLRVGTRTAGNMRLPAWQRQEAQDRLDEQAILFASNQSRTRREWSHQEGAHASAMAQMHSDMSRLQAQQRTQTTMNRVAMAGQVGGAVVGAARSYYSGGFEEMLGQFERRFSLMRPDSEGTHGGRARSYGREMKRYGTVMWGTSNEDVFGGATAILQQSPLNQYDKQMRRASSAAYVTPGLGIQGAAQMQQELGTAQAFYASQMFGLAPTRFAGGVQNSSASIALSLAQRVNAGKFSSLTGSQLQAQLAQGGSLSMSMANYARAAGLSGQSAEAMRNQTELLRDLVNPGKKSGLKGLSSEDALKVIEDAGRRDDAGETARDKIKKYAPSVGDSYQDSQRYLQGLDREGHLPASASFLDAAKASANTLADIHSLLQKTLEPLADAIGYASGSAHGGGFWGSTVEGFKKGWNMGPNFIWGDAGEGTDQSSWAKSAWSGFTGLFGGDSGTPQSKQGGSKKKKSDKAGSTGGGIAAAISFARAQVGERYILGANGPDAWDCSSLVQQAFGKAGVKLPRVTYDQIGSGVEIPIDDVRAGDLVFYKDLSHVGLYSGGGKVIEAANPGKGVVEGPMYSKFTRARRVMSGGMAATESLSGESKDPATGDGTGGGGGGFSVSGAYGSVEEVDALAAALTGGGGGSAQSVSRTPSATQNEEADTDTDTGSGGNAGKDAPHNVQANVKLGKKMAADYGWTGGQWDALYKLWMRESEWRHWADNPNSDAYGIPQAMSNIHKETATSAWRNSPAKQIAWGLKYIKGRYGTPSKAWSFWNSKNPHWYKDGAWDVPGQAGEGLDAKLHGGEMVLERNTAHTVRQALLNQGITPSPGQGSNISGPSGSVTLQFGPGSVVVQMPAATAEGAKSAAQAFVSHIAADDRIKSLMGGW from the coding sequence ATGGGTTGGCAGGCATCCAACGGCGGCCAGGCGCAGCGCATGGGGGACCAGCTCGGCCGAACCCAGCAGCGCTACCAGCAGACGTACGACGCGCACAACATCGCCCGCCAGCGCATGCAGGACGAGCTGGAGCGTCAGCAGCTCCAGTGGGACAGGCAACTGCGCGTAGGCACGCGAACCGCGGGCAACATGCGGCTGCCCGCCTGGCAGAGGCAGGAAGCCCAGGACCGCCTCGACGAGCAGGCGATCCTCTTTGCCAGCAACCAGTCCCGCACCCGCCGGGAGTGGTCGCACCAGGAGGGCGCGCACGCCTCGGCCATGGCGCAGATGCACTCCGACATGAGCCGGCTGCAAGCCCAGCAGCGCACGCAGACGACGATGAACCGCGTCGCGATGGCCGGCCAGGTCGGCGGAGCCGTCGTCGGGGCCGCTCGCTCGTACTACAGCGGCGGCTTCGAGGAAATGCTGGGCCAGTTCGAGCGTCGCTTCTCGCTCATGCGGCCCGACTCCGAGGGAACCCACGGAGGCCGTGCCCGCAGCTACGGCCGGGAGATGAAGCGGTACGGCACCGTTATGTGGGGCACCTCGAACGAGGACGTCTTCGGGGGTGCGACCGCGATCCTCCAGCAGTCGCCGCTCAATCAGTACGACAAGCAGATGCGGCGGGCGTCGTCGGCCGCGTACGTCACCCCGGGGCTCGGCATCCAGGGCGCAGCCCAGATGCAGCAGGAACTCGGGACCGCGCAAGCCTTCTACGCGTCCCAGATGTTCGGCCTGGCCCCGACGCGGTTCGCCGGCGGCGTTCAGAACTCCTCGGCCTCCATCGCGCTCTCGCTCGCGCAGCGAGTCAACGCCGGCAAGTTCTCCAGCCTCACCGGCAGTCAGCTCCAGGCGCAGCTCGCCCAGGGCGGGTCGCTGTCGATGTCCATGGCCAACTACGCCCGCGCCGCCGGTCTCAGCGGTCAGAGCGCGGAGGCGATGCGCAACCAAACCGAGCTGTTGCGCGACCTGGTGAACCCGGGCAAAAAGAGCGGCCTGAAAGGACTCTCCTCCGAGGATGCCCTGAAGGTCATCGAGGACGCCGGCCGACGTGACGACGCTGGAGAAACGGCCCGCGACAAGATCAAGAAATACGCGCCGAGCGTCGGCGACTCCTACCAGGACTCACAGCGCTACCTCCAGGGTCTGGACCGCGAGGGCCATCTGCCGGCCTCCGCTTCCTTCCTGGACGCGGCAAAGGCGTCGGCGAACACCCTCGCGGATATCCACTCGCTGCTCCAGAAGACGCTCGAACCTCTCGCCGACGCCATCGGCTACGCGTCAGGCAGTGCCCACGGCGGCGGGTTCTGGGGTTCGACCGTCGAAGGGTTCAAAAAGGGCTGGAACATGGGCCCGAACTTCATCTGGGGCGACGCGGGAGAGGGCACCGACCAGTCGTCCTGGGCCAAATCTGCGTGGAGCGGATTCACCGGGCTCTTCGGCGGTGACAGCGGAACCCCTCAGTCCAAGCAGGGTGGGAGCAAGAAGAAGAAGAGCGACAAGGCCGGCTCCACCGGCGGCGGAATCGCGGCGGCAATTTCTTTCGCCCGTGCTCAGGTGGGCGAGCGGTACATCCTGGGTGCCAACGGCCCGGACGCCTGGGACTGCTCCTCGTTGGTGCAGCAAGCCTTCGGCAAGGCCGGCGTCAAGCTGCCGCGCGTCACCTACGACCAGATCGGCAGCGGTGTCGAGATCCCCATCGACGACGTGCGCGCCGGTGACCTCGTCTTCTACAAGGACTTGAGCCACGTCGGCCTCTACTCCGGCGGCGGCAAGGTCATCGAGGCCGCCAACCCGGGCAAGGGGGTCGTCGAGGGCCCGATGTACAGCAAGTTCACACGGGCACGTCGTGTGATGTCCGGTGGCATGGCAGCCACCGAGTCGCTGTCCGGGGAAAGCAAGGACCCGGCCACCGGCGACGGTACGGGTGGCGGCGGAGGCGGCTTCAGCGTCTCCGGCGCTTACGGGTCCGTCGAGGAAGTCGACGCCCTCGCCGCCGCGCTCACCGGCGGCGGTGGAGGCAGTGCCCAAAGCGTCAGCCGTACCCCGAGCGCGACGCAGAACGAAGAGGCCGACACCGACACCGACACCGGCTCGGGAGGCAACGCCGGGAAGGACGCTCCGCACAACGTCCAGGCGAACGTCAAATTGGGCAAGAAGATGGCCGCCGACTACGGATGGACGGGCGGCCAGTGGGACGCCCTTTACAAGCTGTGGATGCGCGAGTCCGAGTGGCGACACTGGGCCGACAACCCGAACTCCGACGCCTACGGAATTCCGCAGGCCATGTCGAACATCCACAAGGAGACTGCCACCTCGGCATGGCGGAACTCTCCTGCCAAGCAGATCGCTTGGGGCTTGAAGTACATCAAGGGCCGTTACGGCACGCCCTCTAAGGCGTGGTCCTTCTGGAACTCGAAAAACCCGCACTGGTACAAGGACGGTGCGTGGGACGTGCCCGGCCAGGCGGGTGAGGGCCTCGACGCCAAACTGCACGGCGGCGAAATGGTGCTGGAGCGCAACACGGCCCACACCGTGCGCCAGGCCCTCCTCAACCAGGGCATCACGCCGTCCCCCGGCCAGGGCTCGAACATCTCCGGGCCGTCCGGCTCCGTCACCCTGCAATTCGGCCCAGGCAGTGTCGTCGTGCAGATGCCCGCGGCCACGGCGGAGGGCGCCAAGAGCGCCGCGCAGGCTTTCGTCTCCCACATTGCGGCCGACGACCGGATCAAATCCCTGATGGGAGGCTGGTGA
- a CDS encoding phage baseplate assembly protein V, with product MSTSGVYAGIVIATNDPQHRRRVRLRIPQVTGTAVSGWAEPVSFGTVVSGDQVTVAFEGGDLNYPLYWPQQSVSPWTPLTLESGWVASSAGTPLYRTTADGMVELSGSVETAESIATGSAVKFASLPDLARPIERTRATTATIYRTAYNSKTAYAEHRTTISTTSATYVTDANGPSLTFIAPASGQAAVVFGAMMQNTTATGRCLMSVRVLQGATVIAEGDDNRSAELQGTNNTTAVNSRQVTGMTPGTTYTVTAVYRTEGASSSASFDNKWIVAIPVGQHDTPSARITMETNGDLTALFPGGAAPTYDMSLTGIRARLI from the coding sequence GTGAGCACGTCCGGGGTGTACGCCGGCATCGTCATTGCCACCAACGATCCCCAGCACCGGCGCCGCGTACGGCTGCGCATCCCGCAGGTCACCGGGACGGCCGTTTCCGGGTGGGCCGAACCGGTCTCGTTCGGCACCGTCGTGTCCGGCGACCAGGTCACCGTGGCGTTCGAGGGCGGGGACCTGAACTACCCCCTCTACTGGCCCCAGCAGAGCGTTTCGCCCTGGACGCCGTTGACGCTGGAGTCCGGGTGGGTGGCGTCGTCGGCCGGCACGCCGCTCTACCGGACCACCGCGGACGGCATGGTCGAACTGTCCGGCTCGGTGGAAACCGCCGAATCCATCGCGACGGGCAGCGCGGTGAAATTCGCGAGCCTGCCTGACCTTGCCCGGCCCATCGAGCGGACCCGCGCGACGACGGCCACCATCTACCGCACGGCGTACAACTCGAAGACCGCCTACGCGGAGCACCGCACCACGATCTCGACCACGAGCGCGACCTACGTCACCGACGCCAACGGCCCGAGCCTCACCTTCATCGCGCCGGCCTCGGGACAGGCCGCGGTCGTCTTCGGCGCCATGATGCAGAACACCACGGCCACGGGCCGCTGCCTGATGAGTGTCCGGGTCCTCCAAGGCGCGACCGTCATTGCGGAAGGCGACGACAACCGCTCCGCAGAACTCCAGGGCACGAATAACACCACGGCCGTCAACTCGCGCCAGGTCACCGGCATGACGCCTGGGACGACGTACACCGTCACGGCCGTCTACCGGACGGAGGGGGCCAGCAGTTCCGCGTCTTTCGACAACAAGTGGATCGTCGCCATTCCTGTGGGCCAGCACGACACACCCTCAGCGCGTATCACCATGGAAACCAATGGAGACCTGACCGCGCTGTTCCCTGGCGGCGCCGCCCCTACCTACGACATGTCGCTGACCGGCATCCGGGCCCGCCTTATCTGA
- a CDS encoding poly-gamma-glutamate hydrolase family protein, with amino-acid sequence MTTYPYFRSLAAVKTLGIDYDIKNRYGTGDYLIYIAIHGGAMEPPTSQLAVYCADVTGAYYSFEALSDLTAATLSLSATTFDEPFCQVNVGNSLRAISFRGVEDQRESEEVAYVSGLDDVLVALVSQELTVAGFIVDTPPLRFEGSDPQNIVNRTRLRAGVQVDLTRSLRKSFYAGGDLSTAAVSNPANRLPPFFSFGDAIKRAAAQVPLTAEQHETPPVIRVTGAVDTSVSVAMTTPFAIDHTGAVASTTDQREQLVDRVHALVGTHPGERVMRATYGVPTSAALFAVNADAAHAQLERAVIDAVGAFEPSAVVSAVTADVDDEAGSVRVNVQVSRSDVPNAELDTTRTVGVLVGGTVVAAGG; translated from the coding sequence GTGACTACGTACCCCTATTTCCGCAGCCTCGCAGCCGTGAAAACTCTCGGCATCGACTACGACATCAAGAACCGGTACGGCACCGGCGACTACCTGATCTACATCGCCATTCACGGTGGGGCGATGGAGCCGCCCACCTCGCAGCTCGCGGTGTACTGCGCCGACGTAACCGGCGCGTACTACTCCTTCGAGGCCCTGAGCGACCTCACCGCCGCCACCCTCAGCCTGTCGGCGACCACGTTCGACGAGCCGTTTTGCCAGGTCAACGTCGGCAACAGCTTGCGCGCAATCAGCTTCCGCGGAGTGGAGGACCAGCGAGAGAGCGAGGAGGTCGCCTACGTCTCCGGGCTCGACGACGTCCTGGTGGCTCTGGTCAGTCAGGAGCTGACCGTTGCGGGGTTCATCGTCGACACCCCGCCCCTGCGTTTCGAGGGCAGCGACCCGCAGAACATCGTCAACAGGACGCGCCTGCGCGCCGGCGTCCAGGTCGACCTCACCCGGTCCCTGCGCAAGAGCTTCTACGCCGGCGGGGACCTGTCGACGGCGGCCGTGAGCAACCCGGCCAACCGACTGCCGCCGTTTTTCTCCTTCGGAGATGCCATCAAGCGGGCCGCGGCCCAGGTTCCGCTTACCGCGGAACAGCACGAGACTCCGCCGGTCATTCGGGTAACCGGGGCCGTGGACACCTCCGTCAGCGTGGCGATGACCACGCCTTTCGCCATCGACCACACCGGGGCAGTGGCCTCGACCACCGACCAGCGCGAGCAGCTCGTGGACCGTGTGCATGCCCTGGTGGGCACGCATCCTGGTGAGCGAGTCATGCGTGCCACGTACGGGGTACCGACCTCGGCCGCCCTGTTCGCGGTCAACGCGGACGCGGCTCACGCGCAGCTTGAGCGGGCGGTCATCGACGCCGTGGGGGCGTTCGAGCCGAGCGCCGTGGTGTCCGCTGTGACCGCTGATGTCGACGACGAGGCCGGGTCGGTCCGGGTCAACGTCCAGGTCTCGCGATCCGACGTGCCGAACGCCGAGCTGGACACCACGCGAACCGTGGGGGTCCTCGTAGGCGGCACCGTGGTTGCGGCCGGCGGGTAG